TACCAACTCTCCCTCAACCTCACACCTCAGCAAACCACATCCATCAAGAATAAAACCACAACAATGCGCACCCTCGCGCTTCTAGCTATCCCTTTCCTTTCAAGTGCCATCCCCCTCCACCAGCCTAAAACCACCGAATCCGCACCCCTTCCACTGGTTATCTGGCATGGCCTCGGCGACGACTTCCAACGCGAAGGCCTCCTCTCCGTCGCCTCCCTCGCCGAGAAAACCAACCCAGGAACCTATGTTCACCTTATCCATCTCTCAGACACTGCCTCCGGTGATCGTCAAGCCACCTTCCTCGGCAACGTCAGTGAGCAAATCGACACCGTCTGCGCCCAACTCGCCTCCGACCGCATCCTCAGCACAGCCCCAGCAATCAACGCCCTCGGATTCTCCCAAGGCGGCCAGTTCCTCCGTGGCTACATCGAACGCTGCAACGTGCCGCCCGTCCACAACCTTGTCACCTTCGGCAGCCAGCATAACGGCATTGCCGAATTCCAAGAATGCGGCTGGGGCGACTGGATCTGCCGCGGTGCCGAGGCGCTCCTCCGGGCAGGACGTTGGTCGCCCTTCGTGCAGGGCCGGTTCGTTCCTGCACAGTATTTCCGCGATCCGACCGAACTGGACGAGTACCTGGCCAGTAGCAATTTTCTTGCCGATGTGAATAATGAgcgtgaagagaagaatgagaCATACCGGGAGAATCTGGGGCGCTTGAATAAGTTTGCGATGTATATGTTTGAAGAGGATCAGATGGTGCATCCGAAGGAAAGTGCGTGGTTTGGGGAGCTGGATGGGGAGACAGGGGATGTTATCGGCGTGAGGGAGAGGGATATCTATAGGGAGGATTGGATTGGGTTAAAGaagttggatgaggaggggaGACTGGTTTTCAGGTCTGTTCCGGGGAAACATATGCAGTTGAGTGAAGAGGTTTTGGTTAATGTCTTTGGGGAGTTTTTTGGTCCGGtggaggttgatgttgatgttgagggtgagggtgaggTGCGGGGAAAGGCTTTGGTTAAGCAAATTGGGTACTGATATGTTTCTGGTTGTTTTTGATTTGGGCTTTTCAGTGGTTTCTTATATACCCCTTTGTATAATTGGAATTGGGTCCGTTGGATTAGGGTTGTTGGAAGAGTATTTTTAGGATATAGCGCATTCGTAAACTTTGGATAATACTAGTAGATGCAGAACTGTTGATGGAACT
The sequence above is a segment of the Aspergillus flavus chromosome 4, complete sequence genome. Coding sequences within it:
- a CDS encoding palmitoyl-protein thioesterase precursor (palmitoyl protein thioesterase); this translates as MRTLALLAIPFLSSAIPLHQPKTTESAPLPLVIWHGLGDDFQREGLLSVASLAEKTNPGTYVHLIHLSDTASGDRQATFLGNVSEQIDTVCAQLASDRILSTAPAINALGFSQGGQFLRGYIERCNVPPVHNLVTFGSQHNGIAEFQECGWGDWICRGAEALLRAGRWSPFVQGRFVPAQYFRDPTELDEYLASSNFLADVNNEREEKNETYRENLGRLNKFAMYMFEEDQMVHPKESAWFGELDGETGDVIGVRERDIYREDWIGLKKLDEEGRLVFRSVPGKHMQLSEEVLVNVFGEFFGPVEVDVDVEGEGEVRGKALVKQIGY